In one Heteronotia binoei isolate CCM8104 ecotype False Entrance Well chromosome 1, APGP_CSIRO_Hbin_v1, whole genome shotgun sequence genomic region, the following are encoded:
- the ZNF292 gene encoding zinc finger protein 292 isoform X1, which translates to MADEEAEQDSSSLGGESGLLDMQRLKERLLSLETALKESDEAGVEAATEYCQQLCQTLLEYAEKWKTSEDPLPLLEVYTEAIRSYVKARPYLTSECENVAFVLERLALSCAELLLCLPLELPENQWKDFQSFIQMAHIKLMENGNCQLHCLVLLAQESGIWNNPVLCSILSQEPVDQDKVNEFLLHEGPMLLNMRIKHLMKSKLLTQATVLSKLCSDHPEIGLKGNFKQTYLVCLCSGSPNEKLMQEIADIDCKDALEMICNLESEGDEKSALILCAAFLSRQLQQGEMYCAWELTLFWSKLQQRVEPSVQIYLERCRQLSVLTKTVYHIFFLIKVINSEIEAAGLATCIELCVKALRLEASENTEVKISICKTISCLLPDDLEVKRACQLSEFLLEPTVDAYYAVEMLYNQPDQKYDEENLPIPNSLRCELLLVLKTQWPFDPEFWDWKMLKRQCLTLMGEEASIVSSIDELNDNEMHEKAEECQEENKDTSVNGLPGYFDEATNLLRGIRDKKQKNREIKKLRERGFISARFRNWQAYMQYCVLCDKEFLGHRIVRHAQKHYKDGIYSCPICAQNFNSKETFVPHVTLHVKKSSKERLAAMKPLRKLGRPPKTATAGVNKKNNTVVKQEQRHIKKNSLYAADFIVFNDNDGSDDENYEKDKPYIPEMIPVQKPLPVNEFTCPVALCKKGFKYFKNLIAHAKGHKDNEEAKRFLEMQSKKVICQYCRRHFVSVTHLNDHLQMHCGSKPYICIQMKCKASFNSYAELLSHRKEHPVFRAKCMFPKCGRVFSEAYLLYDHEAQHYNTYTCRFVGCGKVYRSQNELEKHVEDHTKQSEKILQPDGEANWSQPLEDNEPPEETNLKEELVLPSENGTNNYVKTQNYITEQVKDELLKIEKTEVSASILEQSNSLSTDRLEEPLITPAKSELVVPASNVLMPLLGQKIRENMARKGKLLTLSTKIDTAAPLPQLPCSVVEDNCSDLPVFQEEKEDDPISQSQSISMNSVTTTSASSLTKSLEKQLSQVPFNIQTEVEYQNLLTSKPQVEESAKSTTNLYTLPLKPLEGITVTPPQPSLGTPFVPVIPLAAPVQKYTCQVEGCTRTYNSVQSIGKHMKTTHPDQYAIFKMQRKNKKSRKTSSLQSLPNDSKIVYFLPSQSASPTSEAFPQQAKISLNPSCTSQLQQLSNALFPTRLESMTDSVLPTVESINTGLSPHIKSESETALGSQIEHLSSATLSSHLDDLEKPVMPLNIDSGSDPFLPLPAENGPISLFPSPTDNGPSSVFSQMESTDHFSSQLEGNANSAFSKEESVDSLFPSQVNNDNFSEVTPQSPLSAKAKKDRKRGIDGRERKPKHNRRAKWPAIIRDGKFICSRCYRVFSNPRSLGGHLSKRSYCKPLDESEISPEALQLNGQSSLLASMILSSNALSLQQQQELTFNPETCFKEPSFLQLLAAENRSAAFLQNLFPRTSMTNFNTNENEEGNEIIKQALETAGIPSTFDSTEILPHIVTTSCVSGTSQISATVLPNPGVSPLLQAMCSPATLLTDQNRILNTKISSIDECSSLPVFPDELILKTIENGLCPSLVSNSPASLHNFGNNTSRASVISSVKNSESCNLNKKGVSVSKKKKKAAASLVVPNISQKLIVNDLTALGLLARNTEGSVQVPTENFQSNVLTNCESPVLMESLTQKLNNVVNELTADVKENIKTTEEINAEISPALVKSENTDSQLNLGSCTQGNSELGISEVNIIQNYEKTLEIIKTAMNSQLVEVKTEIQEVSIESLQKAQMNAAESSSKNSTQNIKSSNPAQLVIHTPIVTPGKMNPSQSESFHKDDTQIMEILVRLKKLTLEDEILSQSLDSVIHCLPGDALLPQILVPVVVSENKPLAQPSSEARTQFSEKVHKPFMCQAPGCNYSAMTKDALFKHYSKIHQYTAEMILEIKKHQLKYAPFKCVVATCPKTFTRNSNLRAHCQLVHHFTTEEMVKLKLKRPYGRRSQNKTASLTPRPAELKTIPCALIESKNKSQLIVDHEIKKDACIESVSIPERVRAESTPCVPEKLEKPPQVVPAPLELHSIVPLSNVQVQPKVRKIRRHRKEKEERKYKKPVRKSLEFPTSYSPYRPYRCVHQGCFAAFTIQQNLILHYQAVHKSDLPSFSIEAEEESEPSKEDGCTKEDCDESGTSLSVKEFRCEVRNCSRIFQEVTSLIQHYMKLHEMTPEEIASMKSALDVGRFPCDQSECKSTFTTYINYIIHLETDHGIRIKQTKTEDGMYKCDCEGCDRIYATRSNLLRHIFNKHNDRHKDHLIRPRRFLTPGQENISSKANLEKTMKIKHRGLKYNKTRKNGNKIPVRTKRKRTITVENKNSKLGQIDENKSFSLKRGKHVYTIKARNDALSECTSKFITQYPCMIKGCSSVVTSENNIIRHYKCHKLSKAFTSQHRSLLIVSNKHSYSSDKEVSSQNEIIEDKKSEIKELQPHLSENSEDLKPSTPLTQKEPEKDEKDEVDELAELFITKLINEDLTSTENQAKPSSDVNSNLQETSSCPSEKQNINGNLKRACKEKNPSQNKKRKVEKQDETPTVELSDLCREEETAVAVQTAEEHPAAFDWSSFKPMGFEVSFLKFLEESAVKQKKTAERGFHSCGTRKRSYSNSRKSHEKNSLARKRSCSESETHVQFANASRFQCSSTVKIILDKTFKDCTELVLKQLQEMKPIVSLTKLDGHWEANPEVIK; encoded by the exons ACACTTCTTGAATATGCAGAAAAGTGGAAGACATCTGAAGATCCCTTGCCCTTACTGGAAGTGTACACAGAGGCCATTCGCAGTTATGTTAAAGCACGACCTTACCTTACCTCTGAGTGTGAAAATGTAGCCTTTGTGCTTGAACGCTTAGCTCT AAGTTGTGCTGAACTTTTGCTCTGCTTGCCTCTTGAGCTGCCTGAAAATCAGTGGAAAGACTTTCAGTCCTTTATACAG ATGGCTCATATTAAGTTGATGGAGAATGGCAACTGTCAGTTACATTGTTTAGTTCTTCTCGCCCAAGAGAGTGGGATATGGAACAATCCAGTTCTTTGCAGTATTCTTTCCCAAGAACCAGTGGATCAAGATAAAG TGAATGAATTTTTACTCCATGAAGGTCCTATGCTACTGAATATGCGCATTAAGCATCTGATGAAATCAAAGCTGTTAACTCAAGCAACAGTCCTATCAAAACTATGCTCTGATCACCCAGAAATTGGTCTCAAAGGCAATTTTAAACAAACTTACTTAGTCTGTCTTTGCTCTGGATCACCAAATGAAAAACTAATGCAAGAA ATTGCAGACATAGATTGCAAAGATGCTTTAGAAATGATCTGTAATCTAGAGTCTGAAGGAGATGAAAAGAGTGCTCTGATTTTATGTGCAGCGTTCTTATCTCGACAACTGCAACAAGGAGAGATGTACTGTGCATG GGAACTAACTCTCTTTTGGAGCAAGCTACAGCAAAGGGTCGAGCCTTCGGTACAGATATATCTGGAGAGATGTCGTCAGTTGTCTGTGTTAACAAAGACAGTATATCACATTTTCTTCTTAATTAAAGTAATCAATTCAGAG ATTGAAGCTGCTGGACTTGCAACCTGCATTGAACTATGTGTGAAAGCATTGCGTTTGGAAGCCAGTGAGAACACAGAAGTCAAGATTTCCATTTGCAAGACTATATCTTGCTTATTGCCCGATGATTTGGAAGTTAAACGTGCTTGTCAATTGAGTGAATTTCTTCTGGAGCCTACAGTGGATGCATACTATGCTGTTGAAATGTTGTATAATCAGCCTGACCAGAAATATGATGAAGAAAACCTTCCAATACCAAATTCATTACGTTGTGAGCTCTTACTTGTATTAAAAACACAGTGGCCTTTTGACCCAGAATTTTGGGACTGGAAAATGCTAAAGCGACAATGTCTTACATTGATGGGAGAGGAGGCATCAATTGTATCTTCAATAGATGAGCTAAATGACAATGAAATGCATGAAAAGGCAGAAGAGTGCCAAGAAGAGAACAAAGATACTTCAGTGAATGGACTTCCTGGATACTTTGATGAAGCTACAAATTTACTTAGAGGGATAAGAGATAAAAAGCAGAAAAACAGAGAAATAAAGAAGCTGAGAGAACGAGGATTCATATCAGCTAGGTTcaggaattggcaagcctacatgcaATATTGTGTATTGTGTGACAAGGAATTCCTTGGACATAGGATAGTTAGGCATGCACAAAAACACTATAAAGATGGAATTTACAGTTGTCCCATATGTGCCCAAAATTTTAATTCTAAAGAAACTTTTGTTCCTCATGTGACACTACATGTTAAGAAATCCAGCAAAGAGAGACTGGCTGCCATGAAACCATTAAGAAAACTAGGAAGGCCACCTAAAACAGCAACTGCGGGTGTGAATAAGAAGAATAATACTGTAGTTAAGCAGGAACAACGACACATAAAAAAGAACAGCCTTTATGCAGCAGACTTCATTGTTTTTAATGATAATGATGGCTCCGATGATGAAAACTATGAAAAAGACAAACCTTACATTCCAGAGATGATACCAGTTCAGAAGCCGTTGCCTGTCAATGAATTTACTTGTCCAGTTGCTTTGTGTAAAAAAggctttaaatattttaaaaatttaattgcaCATGCAAAAGGTCATAAGGACAATGAAGAAGCTAAGCGCTTCCTTGAAATGCAGAGCAAAAAAGTAATTTGCCAGTACTGTAGACGACACTTTGTAAGTGTTACCCACCTCAATGACCACTTACAAATGCATTGTGGCAGCAAACCTTACATCTGTATACAAATGAAATGTAAGGCTAGTTTTAACAGTTATGCTGAACTACTGAGTCATAGAAAAGAGCACCCAGTCTTCAGGGCAAAATGCATGTTCCCTAAATGTGGAAGAGTGTTTTCTGAAGCATATTTGCTTTATGATCATGAAGCACAGCATTATAATACCTACACTTGCAGATTTGTAGGTTGTGGAAAAGTTTACCGTTCTCAGAATGAATTAGAAAAACATGTTGAAGATCACACTAAACAGTCTGAAAAAATATTGCAACCTGATGGTGAGGCTAACTGGTCTCAACCTTTAGAAGATAATGAACCTCCTGAGGAGACAAATCTGAAAGAGGAATTGGTGTTGCCATCAGAAAATGGCACAAATAACTATGTCAAAACTCAAAATTATATCACAGAGCAGGTCAAAGATGAATTGCTGAAGATTGAGAAAACAGAAGTGTCTGCTAGTATATTGGAACAGAGTAATTCGCTCTCCACTGACCGTTTGGAAGAGCCTTTAATAACTCCAGCAAAGTCAGAATTGGTGGTTCCAGCCAGCAATGTTTTGATGCCTCTTCTGGGTCAGAAAATTCGAGAAAATATGGCAAGAAAGGGCAAATTACTCACTTTAAGCACTAAAATAGATACTGCTGCACCTTTACCCCAACTACCATGCTCAGTAGTTGAAGATAACTGCAGTGATCTTCCAGtttttcaagaagaaaaagaggatgaCCCTATTAGCCAGTCCCAGTCTATTTCCATGAATTCAGTTACAACTACTTCAGCTTCAAGTTTAACAAAAAGCCTAGAAAAACAGTTAAGCCAAGTGCCTTTTAACATACAGACTGAAGTAGAGTATCAGAATTTACTGACTTCAAAACCTCAAGTTGAAGAGAGTGCTAAATCTACTACTAATCTCTATACTCTGCCTCTGAAACCATTGGAAGGGATTACAGTTACTCCACCCCAGCCTAGTTTAGGCACACCTTTTGTTCCAGTCATCCCATTGGCAGCTCCTGTCCAGAAGTATACTTGCCAGGTTGAAGGATGTACGCGAACCTACAATTCTGTACAGAGCATTGGTAAACATATGAAGACAACACATCCTGATCAGTATGCTATATTTAAGATGCAGCGCAAGAATAAGAAAAGTCGAAAAACAAGCAGTTTGCAAAGCTTGCCAAATGATAGCAAAATAGTTTACTTTTTGCCATCACAATCAGCTTCTCCCACTAGTGAGGCTTTTCCTCAGCAAGCCAAAATCAGTTTAAATCCCTCATGTACGAGCCAGTTGCAGCAGCTCTCTAATGCTCTTTTCCCAACACGCCTGGAAAGTATGACTGATTCAGTATTACCTACTGTGGAAAGTATAAACACAGGTCTGTCTCCTCATATTAAAAGTGAATCAGAGACTGCATTAGGCTCCCAAATTGAACATTTGTCCAGTGCAACTTTATCTTCACACCTGGATGATCTGGAAAAGCCAGTTATGCCTTTGAACATTGACAGTGGTTCAGATCCTTTCCTCCCTTTGCCTGCAGAAAATGGTCcaatttctctctttccttcaccAACAGACAATGGTCCAAGTTCTGTCTTTTCACAGATGGAGAGTACCGATCATTTTTCTTCCCAACTAGAAGGAAACGCTAATTCTGCTTTCTCAAAAGAGGAAAGTGTTGACTCATTGTTTCCCTCTCAAGTGAATAATGATAACTTCAGTGAAGTCACTCCACAGTCTCCACTATCAGCAAAGGCAAAAAAAGATCGTAAACGAGGTatagatggaagagagagaaaaccAAAGCATAATAGACGGGCAAAATGGCCAGCAATTATCAGGGATGGTAAATTTATTTGTAGTAGATGTTACAGGGTTTTTTCTAATCCCAGATCACTTGGTGGTCACTTGTCTAAACGGTCATACTGTAAACCTCTAGATGAATCTGAGATTTCTCCAGAAGCTCTTCAGCTTAATGGACAATCCTCTCTACTTGCCAGTATGATTCTTTCTTCCAATGCTTTAAGcttacagcagcagcaggaatTGACATTTAATCCAGAAACATGTTTTAAAGAGCCATCATTCCTGCAGCTGCTTGCAGCTGAGAATCGGTCTGCTGCTTTTTTACAGAACTTGTTTCCACGGACCAGTATGACTAATTTCAATACAAATGAGAATGAAGAAGGAAATGAAATTATAAAACAGGCCTTGGAAACTGCAGGCATTCCAAGTACATTTGATTCTACAGAAATCCTGCCACATATAGTTACTACAAGTTGTGTCTCTGGTACTAGTCAAATAAGTGCAACCGTTTTGCCCAATCCAGGAGTGTCACCTCTGTTACAAGCTATGTGCAGCCCTGCTACCTTGCTAACAGACCAAAATAGAATACTTAACACCAAAATTTCCTCCATAGATGAATGCAGCAGTTTACCTGTATTTCCAGATGAATTAATACTAAAGACAATTGAAAATGGTTTATGTCCCAGCTTGGTTTCTAATTCTCCTGCCTCATTGCATAACTTTGGAAATAATACTTCACGAGCTTCAGTCATAAGTAGTGTTAAAAATTCAGAATCGTGTAATTTGAATAAAAAAGGGGTCAGTGtttcaaagaaaaagaagaaagcagcTGCTTCTTTAGTTGTGCCTAACATTTCCCAGAAATTAATAGTTAATGATTTAACAGCATTAGGGCTTTTAGCTAGAAACACTGAAGGAAGTGTGCAAGTACCCACAGAGAACTTTCAGTCAAATGTATTGACAAACTGTGAATCTCCAGTGTTAATGGAAAGCCTTACACAGAAACTAAATAATGTAGTCAATGAATTAACAGCAGATGTCAAAGAGAATATCAAAACCACAGAGGAAATCAATGCGGAAATTTCTCCTGCATTAGTGAAAAGTGAAAATACTGACTCCCAGCTTAATCTAGGCTCTTGCACTCAAGGAAACTCTGAATTAGGTATCTCAGAggttaatattattcaaaattatGAGAAGACGCTTGAAATAATTAAAACAGCTATGAACTCCCAGTTGGTTGAAGTAAAAACTGAAATCCAAGAGGTGTCAATTGAATCACTGCAGAAAGCACAAATGAATGCTGCTGAATCTTCTTCAAAAAATTCTACACAAAATATTAAGTCATCTAACCCTGCTCAACTTGTCATACACACACCGATTGTCACCCCTGGCAAAATGAACCCTTCTCAGTCTGAAAGCTTTCACAAAGATGATACTCAAATTATGGAAATTTTGGTACGTTTGAAAAAGCTGACATTAGAAGATGAAATACTTAGTCAATCATTGGACAGTGTTATTCATTGTCTTCCAGGAGATGCACTGCTGCCACAGATCCTTGTTCCTGTTGTAGTATCTGAGAACAAACCTCTTGCACAGCCATCTTCAGAAGCACGTACTCAGTTCAGTGAAAAAGTCCATAAGCCTTTTATGTGCCAGGCACCAGGGTGCAATTACAGTGCTATGACAAAGGATGCATTATTTAAACACTACAGCAAAATACATCAATATACAGCTGAAATGATACTAGAAATCAAGAAACACCAGTTAAAATATGCCCCCTTTAAATGTGTTGTAGCTACCTGTCCAAAAACATTTACAAGGAATTCTAATCTCCGAGCTCATTGTCAGTTGGTGCATCACTTTACAACAGAAGAAATGGTAAAACTGAAATTAAAGAGGCCATATGGGAGAAGATCTCAAAACAAAACTGCTAGTTTAACACCAAGGCCTGCTGAACTAAAAACTATTCCATGTGCGTTAATAGAAAGTAAAAATAAATCTCAGTTGATTGTAGaccatgaaataaagaaagatgcATGTATAGAATCTGTGAGCATTCCAGAAAGAGTTAGAGCAGAAAGTACTCCTTGTGTTCCTGAAAAATTAGAAAAGCCTCCCCAAGTAGTTCCAGCTCCACTTGAACTTCATAGCATAGTCCCACTTAGTAATGTGCAGGTGCAACCAAAAGTCCGTAAGATCCGAAGGcacaggaaagaaaaagaagaaagaaaatacaaAAAACCCGTTCGGAAATCTCTGGAATTTCCAACTAGTTACAGTCCCTACAGACCATATAGATGTGTGCATCAAGGTTGCTTTGCAGCTTTCACAATACAACAGAATTTAATTCTTCATTATCAAGCAGTGCATAAATCTGATCTGCCATCATTCTCTATAGAGGCAGAAGAAGAAAGCGAGCCAAGTAAAGAGGATGGCTGTACTAAAGAAGACTGTGATGAAAGTGGCACTAGCTTATCTGTAAAAGAATTTAGATGTGAGGTTAGAAATTGCTCTCGAATATTCCAGGAAGTAACTAGTCTTATTCAGCACTACATGAAGCTCCATGAAATGACCCCAGAGGAAATTGCAAGCATGAAGTCAGCTCTGGATGTTGGAAGATTCCCCTGTGATCAGTCTGAATGTAAATCAACCTTTACAAcatatattaattatattattcatCTTGAGACAGATCATGGAATAAGGATCAAGCAAACCAAAACAGAGGATGGCATGTACAAGTGTGATTGTGAAGGCTGTGACCGTATTTATGCAACAAGATCAAATCTCTTAAGGCACATTTTTAATAAGCATAATGACAGGCATAAAGACCATTTAATAAGACCAAGACGGTTCCTGACACCAGGTCAGGAAAATATTTCAAGCAAAGCTAACTTGGAAAAAACTATGAAAATTAAGCACAGAGGACTGAAATATAATAAGAcaagaaaaaatggaaacaaaattccagTTAGGACCAAGCGGAAGAGAACTATTACTGTAGAAAATAAAAACTCAAAGTTGGGGCAGATTGATGAAAATAAATCTTTTTCATTGAAACGTGGAAAACATGTGTATACAATAAAGGCTAGAAATGATGCCTTATCTGAATGTACAAGCAAGTTTATTACACAGTATCCATGTATGATAAAAGGTTGTTCATCAGTTGTCACAAGTGAGAATAATATAATAAGGCACTATAAATGTCACAAGTTATCTAAAGCATTTACCTCACAACACAGAAGTCTCCTAATTGTCTCAAATAAACATTCATATTCATCAGATAAAGAAGTATCTTCACAAAATGAGATTATTGAGGACAAAAAAAGTGAAATAAAAGAATTGCAGCCACATTTGTCAGAGAACTCTGAGGATTTAAAACCCTCTACTCCATTAACACAGAAGGAGCCTGAAAAGGATGAAAAGGATGAGGTAGATGAGCTTGCAGAACTGTTCATTACCAAACTTATTAATGAGGACCTCACAAGTACAGAGAACCAAGCAAAGCCCTCTTCTGATGTAAATAGCAACTTACAGGAAACCAGCTCCTGCCCTTCAGAAAAGCAAAACATAAATGGTAATTTAAAAAGAGCATGCAAAGAAAAAAATCCCtctcaaaacaaaaaaaggaaagttGAGAAGCAGGATGAAACACCAACCGTTGAACTGAGTGATCTCTGCAGAGAGGAGGAAACTGCAGTTGCAGTTCAAACGGCTGAAGAACACCCTGCAGCTTTTGACTGGAGTTCATTTAAGCCCATGGGATTTGAAGTATCTTTTCTCAAGTTCCTTGAAGAGTCTGCTGTGAAGCAAAAGAAAACTGCAGAAAGAGGCTTTCATAGCTGTGGAACAAGAAAACGTTCTTACTCAAACTCACGAAAATCTCATGAAAAGAACTCTTTGGCAAGAAAACGGTCCTGTTCTGAAAGTGAAACCCATGTACAGTTTGCTAATGCATCACGATTTCAGTGTAGCAGTACTGTAAAAATAATTTTAGATAAGACTTTTAAGGATTGCACTGAGCTTGTGTTGAAGCAACTTCAGGAAATGAAACCTATTGTCAGTCTGACAAAACTCGATGGACATTGGGAGGCAAATCCAGAGGTTATAAAATAA